In one window of Hallerella porci DNA:
- a CDS encoding DUF6261 family protein, translating into MSQIESYKLTYLNNAAHFLFMKELLARALADENVSTKCKDQVDALQKTLKAEDDCFATSSKSLATDKITQADSFRDKLYLGYKKLVEAHLDAPIPELANAATVLNQHIVDYKINVRDQIDKETGSLVNFIQDLEGSHKAHVETLNLMAIVERLKQANEMVREYTNTRTDERSVKTAGAMKQARVVCDNAYSNLVRVVNAHMILEGDADYENFASFVNTQIAQLKMSALYKRKGKSEIQMENNQKVGEDFRA; encoded by the coding sequence ATGAGTCAAATCGAAAGTTACAAGTTAACTTACCTGAACAACGCTGCACATTTTCTGTTTATGAAGGAGCTCCTTGCGCGCGCCCTTGCCGACGAAAATGTGAGCACCAAGTGCAAGGATCAAGTCGACGCTCTGCAAAAAACGCTTAAGGCCGAAGACGATTGCTTTGCGACATCTTCGAAAAGCCTTGCGACAGACAAGATTACCCAGGCAGACAGCTTCCGCGACAAGCTTTATCTCGGCTACAAGAAGCTTGTCGAAGCCCATTTGGACGCTCCGATTCCAGAACTTGCAAACGCTGCAACGGTATTGAACCAGCATATCGTGGATTACAAAATCAACGTTCGCGATCAAATTGACAAGGAAACGGGCTCCCTCGTAAACTTTATCCAGGATTTGGAAGGCTCGCACAAGGCGCATGTTGAAACTCTTAACCTTATGGCTATCGTAGAACGTCTGAAGCAGGCAAACGAAATGGTCCGCGAGTACACGAATACGCGCACCGACGAGCGCTCCGTCAAGACGGCGGGTGCGATGAAGCAGGCAAGGGTCGTCTGCGACAACGCCTACAGCAATTTGGTGCGTGTGGTTAACGCCCACATGATTCTCGAAGGGGACGCCGATTACGAAAATTTCGCAAGCTTCGTGAACACGCAAATCGCACAGCTCAAGATGAGCGCCCTCTATAAACGGAAGGGGAAAAGTGAAATTCAAATGGAAAACAATCAAAAGGTGGGGGAAGATTTTAGAGCTTAG
- a CDS encoding Rpn family recombination-promoting nuclease/putative transposase, with the protein MRALLKLCAKQKPEISEFLKAINLNSLEQIPDSYSEVDETGEADLAFRVKAAKGHPTVVGILLEHKSGSDKFVFAQISRYVNKVMKLQNDLVDVMPTRAFIFYNGKGPWDPFKLLRKNYSDYFFKPVLPFQCHFIDMKMISDEDCIGCDDVATAMGVTAMKYAFNRKKLLAILPKFQKALTQIPYDEAKNLLEKISVYLKEYLGESILKELDMAFVSIGQKYGFVSAGDVFRQRLAAGKAEALAEGISKGRKEGRAEGMKKGMMAKTRSLAKGFLKKGISVETIAEVTGLTIDEIKAL; encoded by the coding sequence TTGCGGGCGTTGTTGAAATTGTGTGCGAAGCAGAAACCGGAAATCTCTGAGTTTTTGAAAGCCATCAATTTGAATTCGCTCGAGCAGATTCCAGATTCGTATTCCGAAGTGGACGAAACGGGCGAAGCCGATTTAGCTTTTCGCGTGAAAGCTGCGAAAGGGCATCCCACTGTGGTTGGGATTCTGTTGGAGCATAAATCAGGCTCGGATAAATTCGTCTTTGCCCAAATTTCTCGCTATGTAAATAAAGTGATGAAATTGCAGAACGATTTGGTTGACGTAATGCCGACGCGGGCTTTCATTTTTTACAACGGCAAAGGTCCGTGGGACCCGTTTAAACTTTTGCGTAAAAATTATTCCGATTACTTTTTTAAGCCTGTGTTGCCTTTTCAATGCCATTTCATCGACATGAAAATGATTTCGGACGAAGATTGCATCGGCTGCGATGATGTTGCAACGGCAATGGGTGTAACCGCAATGAAATATGCGTTTAACCGGAAAAAATTGTTGGCAATTCTTCCCAAATTTCAAAAAGCCTTAACGCAGATTCCTTACGATGAAGCGAAAAACTTGCTCGAAAAAATTAGTGTATATTTGAAGGAGTATTTGGGAGAAAGCATCCTCAAGGAGTTAGATATGGCATTCGTAAGCATCGGACAAAAGTACGGATTCGTCAGCGCCGGCGATGTCTTTCGCCAAAGGCTCGCTGCAGGTAAGGCTGAGGCGCTTGCGGAAGGAATTTCCAAAGGGCGTAAGGAAGGACGTGCAGAAGGAATGAAAAAAGGAATGATGGCTAAAACGCGTTCCCTCGCCAAAGGCTTTTTGAAAAAAGGCATTTCCGTTGAAACGATTGCAGAGGTCACCGGCCTCACGATTGATGAAATCAAAGCACTGTAA
- a CDS encoding alpha/beta hydrolase family esterase, whose translation MKFTTSTLILLFGATLSLGWNIAGQVITEQGEGIPDVQISSFNYTGIAAVSDASGNFQLSNDPNSIQAISRKEMRVHFDGKFATLQNVNVRVLKISLLDALGKVTFQQEFFNANGSLYLDLSRLSHSKNFLKISADGAGSVYALDHRGILKKAGDPLASLFFKKDGFEETMYQMKAEEEVGVKITLKVKGSSKPISSSSQSSSSSAEISSSSEIPDEPVNCATKTLKPGDYTKEVDGRKYIVHVPNTYTGSNAVPLLVDYHPIMGSAQGWASSKTYEAATLSDAVIIAYPDGATGGMGQAWNVGPCCTDADDITFSRHLIQELQNEACIDPKRIYAAGFSMGGGMSNYVACKMADVFAATAPASFDLAKEVVDAGECKPSRPISVLNFRGSQDGVVPYAGGYSSMVPGKPITFLGAQNNLKEWAKMNSCSGEPKDQGNGCVIYENCSAGVQVGLCTDKGGASCSGNGHDAGCAEIGWKFLKQFTKP comes from the coding sequence ATGAAATTCACCACTTCTACTTTAATTTTGCTCTTCGGAGCAACTCTTTCACTCGGTTGGAACATTGCGGGGCAAGTGATAACAGAACAGGGCGAAGGCATTCCCGATGTTCAAATTTCTTCTTTTAATTATACAGGAATTGCCGCCGTATCCGATGCCTCTGGAAATTTCCAACTTTCCAACGATCCCAATTCTATCCAAGCGATTTCCCGCAAAGAAATGCGCGTGCACTTTGACGGAAAATTTGCGACATTACAAAATGTAAATGTCCGCGTTTTAAAAATTTCGCTGCTGGATGCGCTCGGCAAAGTGACTTTCCAGCAAGAATTTTTCAACGCAAACGGTTCTCTCTATCTCGATTTAAGTCGCCTTTCTCATTCCAAAAATTTTCTGAAAATTTCTGCCGATGGCGCAGGCTCCGTTTATGCATTAGACCATCGCGGCATTTTGAAAAAAGCCGGTGATCCGCTCGCTTCTCTCTTCTTCAAAAAAGATGGCTTCGAAGAAACGATGTATCAAATGAAAGCCGAAGAAGAAGTCGGCGTAAAAATTACTCTCAAAGTCAAAGGAAGTTCAAAGCCCATTTCTTCTTCAAGTCAGAGCAGTTCTTCTTCTGCAGAAATTTCATCTTCCTCAGAAATTCCCGATGAACCGGTCAACTGCGCAACGAAAACTTTAAAGCCCGGCGATTACACGAAAGAAGTCGATGGCCGCAAATACATTGTTCACGTTCCGAATACTTATACCGGAAGTAATGCGGTCCCGCTCCTCGTCGATTATCATCCGATTATGGGAAGCGCGCAAGGTTGGGCAAGCAGTAAAACTTACGAAGCAGCAACCCTTTCTGACGCCGTAATTATCGCATATCCCGACGGCGCAACCGGCGGAATGGGGCAAGCGTGGAATGTCGGCCCTTGCTGCACCGATGCCGATGACATTACCTTTAGCCGCCACTTGATTCAAGAACTTCAAAACGAAGCGTGCATCGATCCGAAGCGCATTTACGCCGCAGGATTTTCGATGGGCGGCGGCATGTCAAATTATGTCGCTTGTAAAATGGCAGATGTCTTTGCCGCAACGGCTCCCGCGTCCTTTGATTTAGCAAAAGAAGTCGTCGATGCCGGCGAATGCAAACCATCGCGCCCCATTTCCGTTCTCAATTTCCGCGGTTCTCAAGACGGCGTCGTCCCTTACGCAGGCGGTTATTCTTCGATGGTTCCCGGAAAACCGATTACATTCCTTGGCGCACAAAATAACCTTAAAGAATGGGCGAAAATGAACAGTTGTTCTGGCGAACCCAAAGATCAAGGCAACGGCTGCGTCATTTACGAAAACTGCAGCGCCGGCGTTCAAGTCGGACTTTGCACCGATAAAGGCGGCGCAAGCTGCAGCGGAAACGGCCACGACGCCGGCTGCGCAGAAATCGGTTGGAAATTCCTCAAACAATTTACAAAGCCCTAA
- a CDS encoding fumarate hydratase, whose amino-acid sequence MAFQYEATVQHGKDTTEYVNLGKDGISVAEFEGKKILKVSKEALSKLSEAAFEEVEFCLRPSHTAKVAKILQDPEASDNDKFVALTMLKNATVAAKGILPFCQDTGTAICVAHKGQQVWTGFDDAEAISEGIYNAYTTKNLRYSQIAPLSMYEEKNTACNLPAQIDIHAEEGAEMKFLFVAKGGGSANKTYYWPMTKALLNPKSLEKFLADKVKTLGTAACPPYHLAIVIGGTSAEMNTHMVKLASCGYLDDIPTTGSEGGRIFRDLEMEEKVLHICQKTGIGAQFGGKYFVHDVRVIRCPRHAASCPVSIGVSCSADRNIKAKIDENGLWLEKMEHHPEKYIPAGNVVNLAPAVEIDLDRPMKEVLADLTKYPVKTRLNLKGTMIVARDMAHAKIAEIFDKQESGAELSEMEKKVLEVVSNHPIYYAGPAKTPAGMPTGSFGPTTANRMDPYVMRFQSKGASMIMVAKGNRSQEVTDACKKYGGFFLGSIGGPAAILAEQNILSNDVVAFPELGMEAIRKITIKDFPAFILVDDKGNNFFDGLI is encoded by the coding sequence ATGGCATTTCAATACGAAGCAACAGTCCAGCACGGCAAAGATACGACTGAATATGTGAATCTCGGCAAAGACGGAATTTCCGTCGCTGAATTCGAAGGAAAGAAAATTCTGAAAGTTTCGAAAGAAGCGCTTTCTAAGCTTTCGGAAGCCGCTTTTGAAGAAGTCGAATTTTGCTTGCGCCCATCGCACACGGCAAAAGTGGCAAAAATTTTGCAAGATCCCGAAGCGAGCGATAACGATAAATTCGTCGCATTGACGATGCTCAAAAACGCAACCGTTGCCGCCAAGGGAATTCTTCCGTTCTGTCAAGATACGGGAACCGCTATTTGCGTTGCGCATAAAGGCCAGCAGGTGTGGACAGGCTTTGACGATGCCGAAGCGATTTCCGAAGGCATTTACAATGCGTACACGACGAAGAATTTGCGTTACAGTCAAATCGCTCCGCTTTCGATGTATGAAGAAAAAAATACCGCTTGCAATTTGCCGGCTCAAATCGACATTCACGCCGAAGAAGGCGCCGAAATGAAATTCCTCTTTGTGGCAAAGGGTGGTGGATCGGCGAATAAAACTTATTACTGGCCGATGACGAAGGCGCTCCTCAACCCGAAGTCTTTGGAAAAATTCCTCGCCGATAAGGTGAAAACCCTCGGAACGGCAGCGTGCCCGCCGTATCATTTGGCAATTGTTATCGGTGGCACAAGCGCCGAAATGAATACGCACATGGTGAAGCTCGCAAGCTGCGGTTACTTGGATGATATTCCGACGACCGGTTCGGAAGGCGGACGCATTTTCCGCGACCTCGAAATGGAAGAAAAGGTGCTGCACATTTGCCAAAAGACTGGCATCGGCGCACAATTCGGCGGCAAATATTTTGTCCACGATGTCCGCGTTATCCGTTGCCCGCGTCATGCGGCAAGTTGCCCGGTTTCTATCGGTGTAAGCTGCTCGGCAGACCGTAACATCAAAGCGAAAATTGACGAAAACGGTCTCTGGCTCGAAAAGATGGAACATCATCCGGAAAAGTATATCCCCGCAGGCAATGTGGTGAACTTGGCTCCGGCGGTAGAAATTGATTTGGATCGCCCGATGAAAGAAGTCCTCGCCGACCTCACGAAGTATCCGGTCAAGACCCGCTTGAATTTGAAGGGAACGATGATCGTCGCCCGCGATATGGCGCACGCAAAAATCGCTGAAATTTTCGATAAGCAAGAAAGCGGCGCAGAACTTTCGGAAATGGAAAAGAAAGTTCTCGAAGTCGTAAGCAATCACCCGATTTATTATGCGGGACCGGCAAAGACTCCGGCGGGAATGCCGACAGGAAGCTTTGGCCCGACGACTGCAAACCGAATGGATCCGTATGTGATGCGTTTCCAGAGCAAGGGCGCTTCGATGATTATGGTCGCTAAGGGAAACCGCAGCCAAGAAGTCACCGACGCTTGCAAAAAGTACGGCGGATTCTTCCTCGGATCTATCGGTGGTCCGGCCGCAATTCTTGCGGAACAAAATATTCTGAGCAACGATGTCGTCGCCTTCCCAGAACTCGGCATGGAAGCCATCCGCAAAATTACCATTAAGGATTTCCCAGCGTTCATCCTCGTGGACGATAAGGGAAACAATTTCTTTGATGGTTTGATTTAA
- the hisH gene encoding imidazole glycerol phosphate synthase subunit HisH, with protein sequence MENFIVVDYNAGNLTSVLNAFAHLGIEVKASRDPAEIANADRLVFPGVGAAKSAMETLTNSGIGNAIAQVIANKRPVLGICIGCQIILNSSEENGGVKTLGFIDGKAVRFEEEAGIKIPHMGWNQVHFLKKHPLFEGIADGSDFYFVHSYHPAEISPENALSETTYGSQKFTSAVVKENLVATQFHLEKSGDVGLRVLKNFSCWSGLC encoded by the coding sequence ATGGAAAATTTTATCGTCGTGGATTACAACGCAGGAAACTTAACTTCGGTGCTCAACGCTTTTGCGCATTTGGGAATTGAAGTCAAAGCATCGCGTGACCCCGCAGAAATCGCTAACGCAGACCGCTTGGTTTTCCCGGGTGTGGGCGCTGCAAAAAGTGCGATGGAAACGCTAACGAATTCGGGCATCGGGAATGCAATCGCCCAAGTGATTGCGAATAAGCGTCCGGTTCTCGGTATTTGCATCGGCTGCCAGATTATTTTGAATTCGAGCGAAGAAAACGGCGGCGTTAAAACGTTAGGATTCATCGACGGTAAAGCTGTCCGTTTTGAAGAAGAAGCGGGCATTAAAATTCCGCACATGGGTTGGAATCAAGTTCATTTTTTGAAAAAACATCCGCTCTTTGAAGGCATTGCCGACGGAAGCGATTTTTACTTTGTGCATTCTTATCACCCGGCAGAAATTTCTCCGGAAAATGCGCTTTCCGAAACGACTTACGGCTCGCAGAAATTTACATCGGCAGTTGTGAAAGAAAATTTAGTCGCGACGCAATTCCACTTGGAAAAAAGCGGCGACGTCGGATTACGCGTGCTCAAAAACTTTAGCTGTTGGAGCGGATTATGCTAA
- the hisF gene encoding imidazole glycerol phosphate synthase subunit HisF yields the protein MLTKRLIICLDVRNRKVTKGVKFKGNIDIGDPVELGAKYSADGVDELVFYDITASAENRPCDFEMVKEIAKNVFIPFSVGGGIRNLEDMHQVLLAGAEKVSVNSLAVLHPEIISEGAKAFGNQCVVLGMDAKRVGVSEKIPSGYEIYIKGGRAATGLDAVEWAKKAESLGAGEICLNAMDTDGVRDGYELEITDKVAKAVGIPVIASGGAGKPEHIADLFCKTAADAALVASMVHFGTYTVPQIKNEMQKAGIPVRKISKVNL from the coding sequence ATGCTAACGAAACGTTTAATCATCTGCTTGGATGTGCGCAATCGCAAAGTGACGAAAGGCGTTAAGTTCAAAGGAAATATCGACATCGGCGATCCGGTGGAACTCGGCGCAAAGTATAGCGCAGACGGTGTGGACGAACTCGTCTTTTACGATATTACTGCGAGCGCAGAAAATCGCCCGTGCGATTTTGAAATGGTGAAAGAAATTGCAAAAAATGTTTTCATTCCATTTTCGGTCGGCGGAGGCATTCGCAATCTCGAAGATATGCACCAAGTGCTTCTCGCGGGCGCAGAAAAAGTGAGCGTGAACAGCCTCGCTGTTTTGCATCCGGAAATTATTTCTGAAGGCGCAAAAGCTTTTGGCAATCAATGCGTCGTCCTCGGGATGGACGCAAAGCGCGTCGGCGTCTCGGAAAAAATTCCTTCGGGTTATGAAATTTATATCAAGGGCGGTCGCGCAGCGACGGGGCTCGATGCTGTCGAATGGGCGAAGAAAGCGGAATCTCTCGGCGCAGGCGAAATTTGCTTAAACGCGATGGATACCGACGGCGTCCGCGATGGCTACGAACTAGAAATTACCGATAAAGTGGCAAAGGCTGTGGGCATTCCTGTCATCGCTTCGGGCGGTGCCGGGAAACCGGAACATATCGCTGACCTTTTCTGCAAAACCGCAGCCGATGCAGCGCTTGTCGCAAGCATGGTGCATTTTGGCACTTATACTGTTCCGCAAATTAAAAATGAAATGCAAAAAGCGGGAATTCCGGTGCGGAAAATTTCAAAGGTGAATTTGTAA
- a CDS encoding TldD/PmbA family protein, giving the protein MNRDVAESILELGTQCGADYVEIYEEETRSSTLSLKDSKIETASAGTEFGIGVRLIYGTEVLYAFTSEESKDALLQMVKTLAFGREKGKSAAPKFSAEISRFGNPAKDFLDPGVLGNGYKLDFLHSADANARQVSNRICQVVASITDSCSHIHIVSSSGINVSDFRTHTRLGINVTAGRDSEKIVSREAPGALAGYECLEKFDVTNLAKIAAERSLRMLDAGYISGGVMPVVMGPGFGGVIFHEAVGHPLETEAIRHQASPFCGKLGKQIAQPCLTAIDDGTIAGSWGSCAVDDEGMKSERTVLIENGILKNYMADMVGAKEVGCARTGSGRRESYKFAPVSRMRNSFIAPGKDSFDAMIASVDHGLYAAKMAGGSVNPATGEFNFAVEEGYEIVGGKIGRPVRGATLIGKGDQVLQGISMVGSDLSIAAGVCGASSGYVPVTVGQPTIKVDSILVGGR; this is encoded by the coding sequence ATGAATCGAGATGTTGCAGAATCCATTTTAGAACTTGGAACGCAGTGCGGCGCAGATTACGTCGAAATTTACGAAGAAGAAACGCGTTCTTCGACTCTTTCGTTAAAAGACAGTAAAATTGAAACGGCGTCGGCGGGAACCGAATTCGGCATCGGCGTTCGTTTGATTTATGGAACGGAAGTGCTTTATGCGTTTACGAGCGAAGAAAGCAAAGACGCTCTTTTGCAAATGGTGAAGACCCTTGCGTTCGGGCGGGAAAAAGGAAAGTCTGCAGCGCCGAAATTTTCTGCGGAAATTTCTCGGTTTGGAAATCCTGCGAAAGATTTTTTAGATCCGGGAGTTTTAGGAAACGGCTACAAGTTGGATTTTTTGCACAGCGCAGATGCGAATGCTCGCCAAGTTTCGAATCGCATTTGCCAAGTTGTCGCAAGCATCACCGATTCCTGTTCGCACATTCATATCGTGAGTTCGAGCGGTATCAATGTCAGCGATTTTCGGACGCATACGCGCCTAGGCATTAACGTCACCGCAGGACGCGATTCCGAAAAAATTGTTTCGCGCGAAGCGCCAGGAGCTTTGGCTGGTTATGAATGCTTAGAAAAATTTGACGTGACGAATTTGGCAAAAATCGCAGCGGAACGTTCGCTGCGCATGCTCGATGCGGGCTACATTTCGGGCGGTGTTATGCCAGTCGTTATGGGCCCCGGATTTGGCGGTGTGATTTTCCACGAAGCGGTTGGACATCCGCTAGAAACTGAAGCGATTCGGCATCAAGCAAGTCCATTCTGCGGAAAACTCGGCAAGCAAATTGCGCAGCCTTGCTTAACGGCAATTGACGATGGAACGATCGCCGGTTCGTGGGGAAGTTGTGCCGTCGATGACGAAGGCATGAAATCCGAACGGACGGTTTTAATCGAAAACGGAATTTTGAAAAATTATATGGCGGACATGGTCGGCGCAAAAGAAGTCGGCTGTGCGCGCACTGGAAGCGGTCGCCGCGAATCGTATAAATTTGCGCCGGTAAGTCGCATGCGGAACAGTTTCATCGCACCGGGGAAAGATTCTTTTGATGCGATGATTGCAAGCGTTGATCACGGACTGTATGCGGCAAAAATGGCGGGCGGTTCGGTGAATCCTGCGACGGGTGAATTTAATTTTGCGGTCGAAGAAGGCTACGAAATCGTCGGCGGAAAAATTGGACGACCGGTCCGCGGAGCCACTCTCATCGGAAAAGGCGATCAAGTTTTGCAAGGCATCTCGATGGTCGGAAGCGATCTTTCGATTGCAGCAGGAGTTTGCGGAGCTTCTTCGGGTTATGTGCCGGTGACTGTGGGACAGCCCACGATTAAAGTGGATTCAATTTTAGTCGGAGGAAGATAA